In Luteimonas sp. MC1750, the following proteins share a genomic window:
- a CDS encoding AAA family ATPase: MTAQSANPDMLPDTLRGALHDAQAQVNSLVLGKAHAVRFAFTALLSDGHLLIEDLPGLGKTTLAHALAATLGLGFQRVQFTSDLLPSDIVGVSVYDAQGGGFSFHPGPVFAHVLLADEINRAPPRTQSALLEAMAEHQVTVDGTTHALPRPFFVIATQNPVDLAGTYPLPDSQLDRFLLRLQLGYPDPEAERALLAGADRRDLIAQALPVLGADQVLRLREAVLAVHASDALVRYVQALLERSRHHAGVRVGLSPRAGIALLRAARAHALLLGRGHVLPDDIQALFAAVAAHRLVGDADAGDAAGLAKAILHAVAVD, from the coding sequence ATGACAGCCCAGTCCGCAAATCCGGACATGCTACCCGACACCCTGCGCGGCGCCCTGCATGATGCGCAGGCGCAGGTGAATTCACTGGTACTGGGCAAGGCGCACGCGGTCCGCTTCGCCTTCACCGCCCTGCTTTCCGACGGCCACCTGCTGATCGAGGACCTGCCCGGACTGGGCAAGACCACGCTGGCGCATGCGCTGGCCGCGACGCTGGGGCTGGGCTTCCAGCGCGTGCAGTTCACCTCCGACCTCCTGCCCTCGGACATCGTCGGCGTGTCGGTGTACGACGCGCAGGGTGGCGGCTTCAGCTTCCACCCGGGCCCCGTGTTCGCCCACGTGCTGCTGGCCGACGAGATCAACCGCGCGCCGCCGCGCACCCAGAGCGCCCTGCTCGAGGCCATGGCCGAGCACCAGGTCACCGTCGACGGCACCACGCATGCCCTGCCGCGGCCGTTCTTCGTTATCGCCACGCAGAACCCGGTCGACCTCGCCGGCACCTATCCCCTGCCCGACTCCCAGCTGGACCGCTTCCTGCTGCGGCTGCAGCTCGGCTACCCCGACCCCGAGGCCGAGCGCGCGCTGCTGGCGGGCGCGGACCGCCGCGACCTGATCGCGCAGGCCCTGCCGGTGCTGGGTGCCGACCAGGTGCTGCGTCTGCGCGAGGCGGTGCTGGCGGTGCATGCCAGCGATGCGCTGGTGCGCTACGTGCAGGCGCTGCTCGAACGCAGCCGCCATCACGCCGGCGTGCGCGTGGGCCTGTCGCCGCGCGCCGGCATCGCCCTGCTGCGCGCGGCGCGCGCGCATGCGCTGCTGCTGGGCCGGGGCCACGTGCTCCCGGACGACATCCAGGCGCTGTTCGCCGCCGTGGCCGCGCACCGGCTGGTGGGCGATGCCGACGCCGGCGACGCAGCGGGCCTGGCGAAGGCGATCCTGCACGCCGTCGCGGTCGACTGA
- a CDS encoding DUF58 domain-containing protein, translating to MSGVRAGLQALARPRGPEALPVVFHRRRIYVLPTAFGAFFVALLAVMLVGALNYNNNPALLLALLLAGAGNTSLFAAHLQLSGLAVTVVDAEPVPAGAPMSLRVHLRADSGRTRRGLRLQLGESSTVASLADGAGEARLALPTRRRGWLHPGRITVSTTRPLGIARAWAYAWPSEPLLVYPRPETDGPPLPLGAGDAAQARLHPAGDDLHHLRAYRRGDSRRAIAWKPSARHGALLVREYEQPQGADVVLDWSTLALAYEDRIRRIARWVDEAEREGRRSLLRLPGQAIGPGSGPAHRHACLRALALLPGDGSDARTTHG from the coding sequence CTGTCCGGCGTCCGTGCAGGCCTTCAGGCGCTGGCGCGTCCGCGCGGACCGGAGGCGCTGCCGGTGGTCTTCCACCGCCGCCGGATCTACGTCCTGCCGACCGCCTTCGGCGCCTTCTTCGTCGCGCTGCTGGCGGTGATGCTGGTTGGCGCGCTGAACTACAACAACAACCCGGCCCTGCTGCTGGCCCTGCTGCTGGCCGGCGCCGGCAACACCAGCCTGTTCGCCGCGCACCTGCAGCTGTCGGGCCTGGCGGTCACGGTGGTCGACGCCGAGCCGGTGCCCGCCGGCGCGCCGATGTCGCTGCGCGTGCACCTGCGCGCGGACTCGGGGCGCACGCGGCGCGGACTGCGCCTGCAGCTGGGCGAGTCCAGCACCGTGGCCTCGCTGGCCGACGGTGCCGGCGAGGCCCGGCTGGCGCTGCCCACCCGGCGCCGCGGCTGGCTGCATCCGGGACGCATCACCGTCTCGACCACGCGCCCCCTGGGCATCGCGCGGGCCTGGGCCTATGCCTGGCCGTCCGAGCCGCTGCTGGTCTATCCGCGCCCCGAGACCGATGGCCCGCCGCTGCCGCTGGGTGCCGGCGACGCCGCGCAGGCGCGGCTGCACCCGGCCGGTGACGACCTGCACCACCTGCGCGCCTATCGCCGCGGGGATTCGCGCCGCGCAATCGCATGGAAGCCGTCGGCGCGCCACGGCGCGCTGCTGGTCCGCGAGTACGAACAGCCGCAGGGCGCGGACGTGGTGCTGGACTGGTCGACGCTGGCGCTCGCATACGAGGACCGCATCCGGCGCATTGCGCGCTGGGTGGACGAGGCGGAACGCGAGGGACGGCGCTCGCTGCTGCGCCTGCCCGGGCAGGCGATCGGTCCCGGCAGCGGCCCGGCGCATCGCCATGCCTGCCTGCGCGCGCTGGCGCTGCTGCCGGGCGACGGCTCCGACGCGCGGACGACCCATGGCTGA
- a CDS encoding DUF3488 and transglutaminase-like domain-containing protein produces MAEPRRPGPALDPQARAWTLAAAAACLLPLLLQLPGPLAVGLAVVSAAVGALSWWRRLPAPLRLVLSLALIAVVLVNARFSLGRDTGCALLAAMLALKPMELATLRDARSLLGFALFAPFATFLLDQGPVSLVLGLGAAVLALAAMLRLAELESGETVALRPRERLRRVGAMLAIGLPLALAAFWLFPRMATPLWGVPERTITRTGLSDTMRPGDWVDMLVDDRPALRVTFDGAAPPTSEMYWRGPVLWDYDGREWSGSRWFSALPAATVEHGPRRYSYELEVEPTERRMLVALELPLDVPDGVRQGYDHTLSTRRPLTSVTRWRMSSAAPTAFDVGLRPMLRQAALRLPDGFNPRTVALARQWRAEAGEGAQADAAIANRALEWIRAEFGYTLSTPLLGRHAVDEFLFEQQQGFCEHFSSAFVVLMRGAGIPSRVVTGYVGGYRNPFGDYWIVRNSDAHAWAEVWLPGRGWVRVDPTAAVAPERIYDTVADRASRSPGGLQALAPMFDMGDWMRRGWNDLVLGFDAERQQRMLQALGGGDLGSRQLVLLFALVAGLALAGMLWMVARGERERDPVLRAWHRLGARYTRLGLARQRHETATDWAARVVALRPASAPLLALSARFSDWRYAPAQDEARGLLRDLRAHRP; encoded by the coding sequence ATGGCTGAGCCGCGCCGCCCCGGCCCTGCGCTCGATCCGCAGGCCCGCGCCTGGACCCTGGCTGCGGCGGCCGCCTGCCTGCTGCCGCTGCTGCTGCAGCTGCCGGGGCCGCTGGCGGTCGGGCTGGCCGTGGTGTCGGCGGCCGTGGGCGCCCTGTCCTGGTGGCGGCGCCTGCCCGCGCCGCTGCGCCTGGTGCTGTCGCTGGCGCTGATCGCCGTGGTGCTGGTCAATGCGCGATTCTCGCTCGGGCGCGACACCGGCTGCGCCCTGCTGGCGGCGATGCTCGCGCTCAAGCCCATGGAGCTGGCCACCCTGCGCGATGCCCGCAGCCTGCTGGGCTTCGCGCTGTTCGCGCCGTTCGCCACCTTCCTGCTCGACCAGGGGCCGGTCAGCCTGGTGCTGGGCCTGGGCGCGGCCGTGCTCGCGCTGGCGGCGATGCTGCGCCTGGCCGAGCTGGAGAGCGGCGAGACCGTCGCGCTGCGCCCGCGCGAACGGCTGCGCCGCGTCGGCGCGATGCTTGCGATCGGCCTGCCGCTCGCCTTGGCCGCCTTCTGGCTGTTCCCGCGCATGGCCACGCCGCTGTGGGGCGTGCCGGAGCGCACCATCACCCGCACCGGCCTGTCCGACACGATGCGTCCGGGGGACTGGGTCGACATGCTGGTCGACGACCGTCCGGCGCTGCGCGTCACCTTCGACGGCGCCGCGCCGCCGACCTCGGAGATGTACTGGCGCGGGCCGGTGCTCTGGGACTACGACGGCCGGGAATGGAGCGGCTCACGCTGGTTCAGCGCGCTGCCCGCGGCGACGGTCGAACATGGTCCGCGGCGCTACAGCTACGAGCTCGAGGTGGAACCCACCGAGCGGCGCATGCTGGTCGCCCTCGAGCTGCCGCTGGACGTGCCCGACGGCGTGCGCCAGGGCTACGACCACACCCTGTCCACCCGCCGCCCGCTGACCTCGGTCACGCGCTGGCGGATGAGCTCCGCCGCGCCCACGGCCTTCGATGTCGGGCTGCGGCCGATGCTGCGCCAGGCCGCGCTGCGCCTGCCCGATGGCTTCAACCCGCGCACCGTGGCCCTGGCCCGGCAATGGCGGGCCGAAGCCGGCGAGGGTGCGCAGGCCGATGCGGCGATCGCCAATCGCGCGCTGGAGTGGATCCGCGCGGAGTTCGGCTACACCTTGTCCACCCCGCTGCTCGGGCGCCACGCCGTCGACGAGTTCCTGTTCGAGCAGCAGCAGGGCTTCTGCGAGCACTTCAGCTCGGCCTTCGTGGTGCTGATGCGCGGCGCGGGCATTCCCTCGCGGGTGGTGACCGGCTATGTCGGCGGCTATCGCAATCCCTTCGGCGACTACTGGATCGTGCGCAACTCGGACGCACACGCCTGGGCCGAGGTGTGGCTGCCGGGACGCGGGTGGGTGCGCGTGGATCCCACCGCGGCCGTTGCGCCGGAACGGATCTACGACACCGTCGCCGACCGCGCATCGCGCAGCCCCGGCGGGCTGCAGGCGCTCGCGCCGATGTTCGACATGGGCGACTGGATGCGGCGCGGCTGGAACGACCTCGTCCTTGGCTTCGACGCCGAACGCCAGCAGCGCATGCTGCAGGCGCTGGGCGGCGGCGACCTGGGCAGCCGCCAGCTGGTCCTGCTGTTCGCGCTGGTCGCAGGGCTCGCCCTGGCGGGGATGCTCTGGATGGTCGCCCGCGGCGAGCGCGAGCGCGATCCCGTGCTGCGCGCCTGGCACCGGCTGGGCGCGCGCTATACGCGCCTGGGACTGGCCAGGCAACGCCACGAGACCGCGACCGACTGGGCGGCACGCGTCGTGGCACTGCGACCGGCTTCGGCGCCACTGCTCGCCCTCAGCGCGCGCTTCAGCGATTGGCGCTACGCTCCCGCGCAGGACGAGGCGCGCGGGCTGCTGCGCGACCTGCGCGCCCACCGCCCCTGA
- a CDS encoding Slp family lipoprotein: MQVEPRADSTCFEMVSTRLDHYGRPYWASDDTGGRFIACRAGFYDPAIFEVNREVTFTGRLAGHESRSIGGYSYRFPLVAADIVYLWPKRERNLITRPAPWPWWGYW; encoded by the coding sequence GTGCAGGTCGAACCGCGCGCCGACAGCACCTGCTTCGAGATGGTGTCCACGCGCCTGGACCACTACGGCCGGCCCTACTGGGCCAGCGATGACACCGGCGGGCGCTTCATCGCCTGCCGCGCCGGCTTCTACGACCCGGCGATCTTCGAGGTCAACCGCGAAGTCACCTTCACCGGGCGCCTGGCGGGACACGAAAGCCGGAGCATCGGCGGCTACAGCTACCGCTTCCCGCTGGTCGCCGCCGACATCGTCTACCTGTGGCCCAAGCGCGAGCGCAACCTGATCACGCGTCCGGCACCCTGGCCGTGGTGGGGCTACTGGTAG
- a CDS encoding histidine triad nucleotide-binding protein: MTTIFHRIIRREIPADIVYEDEHLIAFRDIAPQAPVHVLFVPKVDVATLNDLQAGQADVVGRLALAAAAYAKREGFAEDGYRIVMNCNDDGGQTVFQIHLHLLAGAPLGRFGTAAEGG; this comes from the coding sequence ATGACGACCATCTTCCACCGGATCATCCGGCGCGAAATCCCTGCCGACATCGTCTACGAGGACGAGCACCTGATCGCCTTCCGCGACATCGCGCCGCAGGCGCCGGTGCACGTGCTGTTCGTGCCCAAGGTCGACGTCGCCACGCTCAACGACCTGCAGGCTGGGCAGGCGGACGTCGTCGGCCGCCTGGCGCTGGCGGCGGCCGCGTATGCGAAGCGGGAAGGCTTCGCCGAGGACGGCTACCGCATCGTCATGAACTGCAACGACGACGGCGGGCAGACGGTGTTCCAGATCCACCTGCACCTGTTGGCGGGAGCGCCGCTCGGGCGCTTCGGTACCGCTGCAGAGGGCGGTTGA
- the recR gene encoding recombination mediator RecR has product MSVPLLEQLVEAFRVLPGVGQKTAQRMAYHVLERGREGGRRLADVLGEAMEKIGHCERCRDFSETPLCPTCASASRDGQLLCAVESPADRLAIEQATGYRGLYFVLQGRLSPLDGIGPRELGLNLLAERLAQGEVQELIIATNPTVEGEATAHYLAQLARQHGVRPSRPAHGLPLGGELEYVDRGTLSHAFGSRGEMA; this is encoded by the coding sequence ATGAGCGTTCCCCTCCTCGAACAGCTGGTCGAGGCCTTCCGGGTGCTGCCCGGCGTCGGCCAGAAGACCGCGCAGCGCATGGCCTACCACGTGCTCGAACGCGGGCGCGAGGGCGGCCGCCGACTGGCCGACGTGCTGGGCGAGGCGATGGAGAAGATCGGCCACTGCGAGCGCTGCCGCGACTTCAGCGAGACGCCGCTGTGCCCGACCTGCGCCAGCGCCTCGCGCGACGGACAGTTGCTGTGCGCGGTGGAATCGCCGGCCGACCGCCTGGCGATCGAGCAGGCGACCGGCTACCGCGGCCTGTACTTCGTGCTGCAGGGGCGGCTGAGCCCGCTCGATGGCATCGGCCCGCGCGAGCTGGGACTCAACCTGCTGGCCGAGCGCCTGGCCCAGGGCGAGGTGCAGGAACTGATCATCGCCACCAACCCGACGGTCGAGGGCGAGGCCACCGCGCACTACCTCGCGCAGCTGGCCCGCCAGCACGGCGTGCGACCGAGCCGGCCCGCGCACGGCCTGCCGCTGGGCGGCGAGCTGGAATACGTCGACCGCGGCACGCTGTCGCACGCCTTCGGCAGCCGCGGCGAGATGGCCTGA
- a CDS encoding YbaB/EbfC family nucleoid-associated protein, whose amino-acid sequence MRGNIAQLMQQAQKMQENLQKAQAELANLEVTGSSGGGMVSITLSGTKECRKVRIDPSVLTDPEMAEDLIAAAFNDASNKVDAESQARMGAATAGMPIPPGMKMPF is encoded by the coding sequence ATGCGTGGAAACATCGCCCAGTTGATGCAGCAGGCGCAGAAGATGCAGGAAAACCTGCAGAAGGCGCAGGCCGAACTGGCCAACCTCGAAGTCACCGGCAGCTCCGGCGGCGGCATGGTCAGCATCACCCTCAGCGGGACCAAGGAATGCCGCAAGGTGCGCATCGACCCGAGCGTGCTGACGGATCCGGAGATGGCCGAGGACCTGATCGCGGCCGCCTTCAACGACGCCAGCAACAAGGTCGACGCCGAGTCGCAGGCGCGGATGGGCGCGGCCACCGCCGGCATGCCGATCCCGCCCGGCATGAAGATGCCGTTCTGA
- the dnaX gene encoding DNA polymerase III subunit gamma/tau, protein MSYLVLARKWRPKRFAELVGQEHVVRALVNALDSGRVHHAFLFTGTRGVGKTTIARIFAKSLNCERGASSDPCGECETCQAIDAGRYIDLLEIDAASNTGVDNVRDLIDNAQYMPSRGRYKVYLIDEVHMLSKAAFNALLKTLEEPPEHVKFLFATTDPQKLLVTVLSRCLQFNLKRLEEEQIRGQIARILVAEGIEAEPGAVRQLARAADGSMRDGLSLLDQAIAYSGADAGAALTDDAVATMLGSVDRTQVAGLLSALSQDDGAGLMATIEVLAGFSPDWGGVLDALAEALHRIQVRQLVPGSEVEADGVDLDALASLLRPELVQLWYQMAVSGRRDIGLAPSARVGFEMSLLRMLAFRPGEGGGSAAPAGGGSATGTAGTGGGTGAGRSAAAAARAALEGGAPARAGTPVRAAASPASPLPPEPQTEPPMHQPEPAPNPGPRRTPPVSPPATHAAPFDDPPPWPEEAPERAEPPRAPPPRATSGSPAAVPARAPAPPVPATPAPVIPPAPPAPPASPASASTQHAPASPASTASISMQVDADTWPDLVAGLDLRGPVRELAANSAFVALDGDALRLSLPESDDHLRAPFLVQQLASALGTRWGAPPQIRFEAGAPVGDTLHARTGRERDQRQGAAEAAFHNDPHVRRLMEQGARVVPDSIRPIQEQEH, encoded by the coding sequence ATGTCCTACCTCGTCCTCGCCCGCAAGTGGCGCCCGAAGCGGTTCGCCGAGCTGGTGGGCCAGGAACACGTGGTCCGCGCGCTGGTCAATGCGCTCGATTCCGGCCGTGTGCATCACGCCTTCCTGTTCACCGGCACCCGCGGCGTGGGCAAGACCACGATCGCGCGGATCTTCGCCAAGAGCCTCAACTGCGAGCGCGGCGCGTCCAGCGATCCCTGCGGCGAGTGCGAGACCTGCCAGGCGATCGACGCCGGCCGCTACATCGACCTGCTGGAGATCGACGCCGCGTCCAACACCGGCGTCGACAACGTCCGCGACCTGATCGACAACGCCCAGTACATGCCCTCGCGCGGCCGCTACAAGGTCTACCTGATCGACGAAGTGCACATGCTGTCGAAGGCGGCGTTCAACGCGCTGCTGAAGACGCTCGAGGAGCCGCCGGAGCACGTCAAGTTCCTGTTCGCGACCACCGATCCGCAGAAGCTGCTGGTGACGGTGCTGTCGCGCTGCCTGCAGTTCAACCTGAAGCGGCTCGAGGAAGAGCAGATCCGCGGCCAGATCGCCAGGATCCTTGTCGCCGAGGGCATCGAGGCCGAGCCCGGCGCGGTGCGCCAGCTGGCCAGGGCCGCCGACGGCAGCATGCGCGACGGCCTGTCGCTCCTCGACCAGGCGATCGCCTACAGCGGCGCCGACGCCGGAGCCGCGCTGACCGATGATGCGGTCGCCACGATGCTCGGATCGGTGGACCGCACCCAGGTGGCCGGGCTGCTGTCCGCGCTGTCGCAGGACGACGGCGCAGGGCTCATGGCGACCATCGAGGTGCTGGCCGGGTTTTCGCCCGACTGGGGCGGGGTGCTCGACGCGCTGGCCGAAGCCCTGCACCGCATCCAGGTGCGGCAGCTGGTTCCCGGCAGCGAGGTCGAGGCCGACGGTGTCGACCTCGACGCGCTGGCATCCTTGCTGCGTCCCGAGCTGGTGCAGCTCTGGTACCAGATGGCGGTGTCGGGCCGTCGCGACATCGGTCTCGCGCCGAGCGCGCGGGTGGGTTTCGAAATGAGCCTGCTGCGGATGCTGGCCTTCCGTCCCGGCGAGGGCGGTGGCAGCGCGGCCCCGGCTGGCGGCGGCTCGGCGACGGGAACTGCCGGCACCGGTGGAGGCACGGGTGCGGGTCGGTCCGCGGCGGCGGCTGCGCGTGCCGCGCTGGAAGGCGGGGCACCGGCTCGCGCTGGCACGCCGGTGCGCGCTGCCGCGTCCCCCGCGTCGCCGCTGCCGCCCGAGCCGCAGACCGAGCCGCCGATGCATCAACCCGAGCCGGCGCCGAACCCGGGCCCGCGGCGCACGCCGCCGGTTTCGCCGCCCGCAACGCACGCAGCGCCGTTCGACGACCCGCCGCCCTGGCCGGAGGAAGCTCCGGAGCGGGCCGAGCCGCCCCGGGCGCCGCCGCCGCGTGCCACATCCGGCAGCCCGGCGGCGGTTCCGGCGCGGGCGCCCGCGCCGCCTGTGCCGGCGACGCCTGCGCCTGTGATCCCGCCCGCACCGCCCGCACCGCCCGCATCTCCGGCCAGCGCCTCCACGCAACACGCGCCCGCGTCCCCGGCCAGCACGGCGTCAATATCGATGCAGGTCGATGCGGACACCTGGCCCGACCTGGTCGCCGGACTCGACCTCCGCGGCCCCGTGCGCGAGCTGGCGGCGAACTCGGCCTTCGTCGCCCTCGACGGCGACGCGCTGCGCCTGTCACTGCCGGAATCCGACGACCACCTGCGCGCGCCGTTCCTGGTGCAGCAGCTGGCCTCGGCGCTCGGCACGCGCTGGGGCGCGCCGCCGCAGATCCGCTTCGAAGCCGGCGCGCCGGTCGGTGACACCCTGCATGCGCGCACCGGGCGCGAGCGCGACCAGCGCCAGGGCGCCGCCGAGGCCGCCTTCCACAACGATCCGCACGTGCGCCGCCTGATGGAGCAGGGCGCGCGCGTGGTGCCGGATTCGATACGACCGATCCAGGAACAGGAGCACTGA
- a CDS encoding EAL domain-containing protein — protein MAFQPIVDARDRSVFGYEALVRGADGASAAQVIARVLPEQLYRFDQTCRVKAIETAARLGLGQRLSINFFPNAVYEPATCIRLTLAAAQRCGFPTERLLFETAESEQVRDHRHLTRIFRDYRDRGFLTAIDDFGAGYAGLNLLADFQPDVLKLDIGLVRGVETSPARQAIIGGVMQMAAAVGSTVIAEGVETAGQYRALRALGVPLFQGYLFGRPALEALEGITPAAWDGLD, from the coding sequence ATGGCCTTCCAGCCGATCGTCGATGCCCGCGACCGCTCCGTGTTCGGCTACGAGGCGCTGGTGCGTGGCGCGGATGGCGCCAGTGCAGCCCAGGTGATCGCGCGGGTGCTGCCGGAACAGCTGTACCGCTTCGACCAGACCTGCCGGGTCAAGGCGATCGAGACCGCCGCGCGCCTCGGCCTCGGCCAGCGGCTGTCGATCAACTTCTTTCCCAATGCCGTGTACGAGCCCGCCACCTGCATCCGCCTGACGCTGGCCGCGGCGCAGCGCTGCGGGTTTCCCACCGAGCGCCTGCTGTTCGAGACCGCCGAGTCCGAGCAGGTCCGCGACCACCGGCACCTGACCCGGATCTTCCGCGACTATCGCGATCGCGGCTTCCTGACGGCGATCGACGACTTCGGCGCGGGTTACGCCGGCCTGAATCTGCTGGCGGATTTCCAGCCGGACGTGCTGAAGCTCGACATCGGGCTGGTGCGCGGCGTCGAGACCAGTCCGGCACGCCAGGCGATCATCGGCGGGGTGATGCAGATGGCCGCTGCGGTGGGCTCGACGGTCATCGCCGAGGGCGTGGAAACCGCCGGCCAATACCGCGCCCTGCGCGCGCTTGGCGTGCCGCTGTTCCAGGGCTACCTGTTCGGCCGGCCGGCACTCGAGGCGCTCGAAGGAATCACCCCGGCCGCCTGGGACGGCCTCGACTGA
- a CDS encoding MBL fold metallo-hydrolase has translation MGWTLRFQGVGSASAVALGSPMATIERNGAPWLAIDCGAEGLTAYLAHYGAPPPAMFVTHVHLDHVAGFERLFVANYFDPGRRGRMPLYVPVDVLPLLHRRVAAYPNALAEGGANFWDAFRVVPVGDAFWHDGLRLEVFESRHHWPRTAFGLRLRGSLAWTGDTRPIPEVLAGAAGEGELVAHDCGLAGNPSHTGIDDLEREYPPELLSRCVLYHYASEADGDALRARGHRVARPGEAFTLAQPRPHPALAP, from the coding sequence ATGGGATGGACGCTGCGCTTCCAGGGCGTGGGCAGCGCGTCGGCGGTGGCGCTGGGCTCGCCGATGGCGACCATCGAGCGCAACGGTGCGCCGTGGCTCGCGATCGACTGCGGCGCCGAGGGCCTCACGGCCTATCTCGCCCACTACGGCGCGCCGCCACCGGCGATGTTCGTCACCCACGTGCACCTGGACCATGTCGCCGGGTTCGAGCGGCTGTTCGTCGCCAACTATTTCGACCCCGGGCGTCGCGGGAGGATGCCGCTGTACGTCCCGGTCGACGTGCTGCCGCTGCTGCATCGCCGCGTGGCGGCCTACCCCAACGCGCTGGCCGAGGGCGGCGCGAACTTCTGGGATGCCTTCCGCGTGGTGCCGGTGGGCGATGCGTTCTGGCATGACGGCCTGCGCCTGGAGGTCTTCGAATCGCGCCACCACTGGCCGCGCACCGCGTTCGGCCTGCGCCTGCGCGGCAGCCTGGCCTGGACCGGCGACACGCGGCCGATCCCCGAAGTGCTGGCCGGGGCGGCGGGCGAGGGCGAACTGGTGGCGCACGACTGCGGGCTTGCGGGCAATCCCTCGCACACCGGCATCGACGACCTCGAGCGCGAGTACCCGCCCGAGCTGCTGTCGCGCTGCGTGCTCTACCACTACGCCAGCGAGGCCGACGGCGACGCGCTGCGCGCACGCGGCCACCGCGTGGCCCGGCCGGGCGAGGCGTTCACGCTGGCCCAACCCCGTCCGCACCCCGCGCTTGCACCCTGA